Proteins encoded in a region of the Macrobrachium nipponense isolate FS-2020 chromosome 39, ASM1510439v2, whole genome shotgun sequence genome:
- the LOC135210406 gene encoding uncharacterized protein LOC135210406 — protein MLGNKRCLIKAAVAIVTSAAILLVNVCYEFENVFLRRSYVSDTVMPMTSVLLEPTDEEADSDDVVRKYGFCKALFSLENPASREKIEYIYSEKILSNATVGSTFHGKEGTKGMEPVKGLYPKIDGVLRKIRKLKYSDPENLFGEDYRPLAELLPRVAEYDSSSENEREAEEQQNHSRDEPKHKTDPRTKHVKQRTSSRIVEETLPFVPCSIRDYEDKRQVFACFQKRLDVKGSLSIHFLGDSKIRHLLHQFLEETDDVFRFVTVAKNITRLWSKAKVDLMTGDKWSDVEVFVPTLPGLQITLNFRRFKDSPDLRRDLPEIQQLKKWANLEEPPPDLLILGMSDQTRDFPLKRHLNSPDIKVFESIFQITLPALTLHNYYGFLPPRYRHTIDVLAILLELHAKVVPLLDKISKTTRVLVLSQSRMRVNAKNIFTDNRGALADFNHDWSESTFLYILDHYRDLDFKSPLESRLAKALELLRVSDDNFRNYAWKSLSAQPKASGVWRNFQGTKEVENESALRSGSSYSAQSKTGSPVADADIFPARLHRVAREKLMKKASVTTTTSFRDYLIPSKEGGSGLWFWDALIPLNLAEIQECQEMFERGLTEDPLYQSTVLWCLDSTHAGSVTYHDLITMMLNLLCNTVLETEEDYCCS, from the exons ATGTTAGGCAACAAGCGGTGCTTGATAAAGGCTGCTGTTGCCATTGTTACAAGCGCAGCCATCTTACTCGTCAATGTTTGTTACGAATTTGAAAATGTCTTTTTGAGGAGGAGTTACGTTTCAGATACTGTGATGCCAATGACCTCTGTCCTGCTGGAGCCAACCGACGAAGAAGCGGACAGTGACGACGTCGTCAGAAAGTACGGCTTTTGCAAAGCTCTCTTTAGCCTGGAGAATCCAGCATCGAGAGAGAAGATTGAATATATTTATTCGGAAAAGATACTCTCCAATGCAACGGTTGGAAGTACATTTCACGGAAAGGAAGGGACGAAAGGAATGGAACCAGTGAAAGGTCTCTATCCTAAGATCGACGGCGTTTTGAGGAAAATTCGAAAGCTGAAGTATTCAGACCCAGAGAACCTGTTCGGTGAGGACTACCGGCCTCTGGCTGAACTGTTACCTCGCGTTGCTGAATACGATTCATCCTCCGAGAATGAACGCGAGGCGGAGGAACAACAAAATCATTCCAGAGACGAACCTAAACACAAAACTGATCCAAGGACGAAACATGTTAAACAAAGAACCTCTTCCAGAATCGTGGAAGAGACGCTTCCATTCGTTCCCTGTTCCATCAGAGACTACGAGGACAAACGCCAGGTCTTCGCCTGCTTCCAGAAACGGCTCGACGTCAAGGGTTCTCTCTCCATCCATTTTTTGGGCGACTCCAAGATACGCCATCTTCTACACCAGTTCTTGGAAGAAACCGACGATGTGTTCCGTTTCGTCACCGTAGCGAAG AACATAACTCGTCTCTGGAGCAAAGCAAAAGTTGACTTGATGACTGGGGACAAGTGGTCGGACGTTGAAGTGTTTGTCCCAACCTTGCCAGGTCTGCAAATAACGCTTAA TTTTCGAAGGTTTAAGGATTCACCGGACCTGCGACGAGACCTCCCCGAAATTCAGCAGCTGAAGAAGTGGGCCAATTTGGAGGAACCACCGCCTGACCTTTTGATCCTTGGTATGTCAGATCAAACTAGAGACTTTCCACTAAAGAG ACATCTCAACTCACCAGATATCAAGGTATTTGAATCCATTTTCCAGATTACACTCCCTGCTCTTACCCTGCATAACTATTATGGATTTCTCCCGCCGAGATACAGACATACCATTGATGTGTTGGCCATTTTGTTGGAACTGCACGCAAAAGTAGTTCCTCTCCTGGATAAG ATATCCAAGACAACGAGGGTGCTGGTGTTGTCCCAAAGCCGGATGAGAGTAAACGCGAAGAACATCTTCACCGACAACCGCGGTGCCTTGGCAGACTTCAACCACGACTGGAGCGAGAGCACGTTCTTGTACATCCTGGATCACTACCGCGACCTGGACTTCAAGTCGCCGTTGGAATCTCGCCTGGCTAAAGCCCTGGAACTATTGAGAGTCTCAGATGACAATTTTCGGAATTACGCTTGGAAGTCTCTCTCTGCTCAGCCAAAAGCATCTGGTGTTTGGCGAAATTTCCAAGGGACGAAAGAGGTCGAGAATGAATCTGCCTTGAGGTCAGGGTCGTCGTATTCAGCGCAATCGAAAACTGGGTCTCCAGTGGCTGATGCAGATATTTTTCCAGCGAGGCTCCATCGAGTAGCTCGGGAGAAGTTGATGAAAAAAGCCTCGGTGACTACTACTACATCATTTCGTGATTATCTCATTCCCTCAAAAGAGGGGGGTTCGGGACTGTGGTTTTGGGACGCGCTGATCCCCCTGAACTTGGCTGAGATTCAGGAATGTCAGGAAATGTTCGAGAGAGGGTTGACAGAGGATCCACTCTACCAGAGTACTGTTCTCTGGTGTCTTGATTCGACCCATGCAGGTAGCGTCACCTACCACGACCTGATTACAATGATGCTTAACCTTTTATGCAATACCGTTTTAGAGACGGAAGAAGATTACTGTTGTTcatga